From Agrobacterium fabrum str. C58, a single genomic window includes:
- a CDS encoding hydantoinase/oxoprolinase family protein → MLRIGVDIGGTFTDFCGWREGEDRIVTLKVPSTPPAFENGFREGFEKLLERLAPEPGEAAFLMHGTTVSTNAVIERKGPKIAFFVTKGYRDLLELQRIGVRNPLNLFETRTRPLIDREMVFEVEERLLRGGLVRTSIDEAAVEALARRAADAGAAGYAVALLHSYANPQHEQAVARAIRKAVGEDAEVSLSSEIWPRIGEYERAIVSVLNAFVKRRMNEYIGAVETYVAERLPGSQLFVTRSNGGAMAASEARNFPVHTLLSGPASGVTAVQYLGRALGEHNILTMDMGGTSTDISLVRDGEALTSTSAEVGEFPVVMPVTSIEAIGAGGGSVVTIDGGVLRIGPRSAGSYPGPACFSRGGTEPTLTDAFLLAGYLPEALLGGDMQLDRHAAERAMAPIAETLKTDVLSAAEMCVTVASSNMVAGVLPYLARQGVDPEDLTVLVYGGAGAIQGPLLAAEIGVNRVLVPATPSVFCALGGLVSDLSNDALETVHGLDIDGSLIAKKFQVLREQGAEWLSRQAPPERLVSKTFECWAEMRYVGQSFQVDVRLPDTAIEAHDIAAMHAAFHQEHERIYSHADKAAPVEFVDLRMRVRGSMSIPQPSTPETSGAGGALKTVRSMRFHNKLIPEVRVFDRASLTPNDAIQGPAVIEQRDATIVVPPEFVARVGAFGAILMTRS, encoded by the coding sequence ATGCTTAGAATCGGCGTTGATATCGGTGGGACGTTCACAGATTTTTGCGGGTGGCGTGAAGGAGAGGACAGGATCGTCACTCTGAAGGTACCTTCGACTCCTCCCGCTTTCGAAAACGGTTTCCGCGAGGGATTCGAAAAACTACTGGAACGGCTCGCGCCCGAGCCGGGCGAGGCAGCCTTCCTCATGCACGGCACCACGGTCAGCACGAATGCCGTAATCGAGCGAAAAGGCCCGAAGATCGCGTTCTTCGTAACGAAGGGATACAGGGATCTGCTCGAACTGCAGCGGATCGGCGTCCGCAACCCTCTGAACCTGTTCGAGACCCGAACCAGGCCGCTGATCGATCGCGAGATGGTTTTCGAGGTTGAGGAACGCCTGCTGCGCGGCGGCTTGGTTCGAACCTCGATCGACGAGGCCGCAGTCGAGGCACTTGCCCGTCGTGCAGCCGACGCAGGTGCTGCCGGCTATGCGGTCGCGCTGCTTCACAGCTACGCCAACCCGCAGCATGAACAAGCGGTCGCGCGGGCTATCCGTAAAGCGGTCGGCGAAGATGCCGAGGTCAGCCTGTCCAGCGAGATCTGGCCGCGGATCGGAGAATACGAAAGAGCGATCGTCAGTGTGCTCAACGCTTTCGTGAAGCGCCGGATGAACGAGTATATCGGTGCGGTCGAAACTTATGTGGCTGAACGGTTGCCAGGGTCGCAACTTTTCGTCACACGCTCGAACGGTGGTGCGATGGCCGCCAGTGAGGCGCGCAACTTCCCCGTCCATACGCTTCTGTCGGGTCCGGCGTCTGGCGTGACGGCTGTGCAATATCTCGGCCGCGCCTTGGGCGAACACAACATCCTCACCATGGACATGGGTGGCACCAGCACTGACATCTCGCTCGTGCGCGATGGCGAAGCTCTGACCTCGACTTCGGCCGAGGTGGGTGAGTTTCCGGTTGTCATGCCAGTTACCAGCATCGAGGCGATCGGCGCAGGCGGCGGTTCGGTCGTCACGATTGATGGCGGGGTGTTGCGTATCGGCCCGCGCAGTGCTGGGTCCTATCCTGGTCCTGCCTGCTTCAGCCGAGGCGGCACGGAACCCACGCTGACCGATGCCTTTTTACTTGCGGGCTATTTGCCTGAAGCCCTTCTTGGCGGCGATATGCAGCTCGATCGTCATGCCGCCGAACGCGCTATGGCGCCGATTGCGGAGACTCTCAAGACGGACGTGCTCAGCGCCGCGGAAATGTGCGTCACCGTCGCAAGCTCGAACATGGTGGCCGGTGTCTTGCCCTATCTCGCACGCCAGGGCGTCGATCCCGAAGATCTGACGGTGCTCGTTTACGGCGGAGCTGGCGCGATCCAGGGGCCGCTCCTTGCGGCCGAGATCGGCGTGAACCGCGTTCTTGTGCCGGCGACACCTTCCGTATTCTGTGCCCTCGGGGGCCTTGTCTCTGATTTGAGCAACGACGCGCTCGAAACCGTCCACGGCCTTGATATCGATGGTTCTCTCATCGCGAAGAAGTTTCAGGTCCTTCGCGAGCAGGGAGCCGAATGGTTATCGCGACAGGCACCGCCGGAGCGTCTCGTGTCGAAAACGTTCGAGTGCTGGGCCGAGATGCGCTACGTCGGGCAGTCCTTCCAGGTTGACGTGCGGCTGCCGGATACGGCGATCGAAGCGCACGACATTGCCGCAATGCATGCCGCCTTCCACCAAGAGCACGAACGCATCTACAGCCATGCCGACAAAGCGGCGCCAGTCGAATTCGTCGACCTGCGCATGCGCGTGCGTGGATCGATGTCGATACCTCAGCCCTCTACACCTGAAACGTCCGGGGCTGGCGGTGCGCTCAAAACGGTGCGTTCGATGCGCTTCCACAACAAACTCATTCCTGAGGTACGCGTCTTTGATCGCGCATCTCTCACCCCCAACGATGCGATCCAGGGGCCGGCCGTCATCGAGCAGCGTGATGCGACGATCGTCGTTCCGCCAGAGTTCGTTGCCCGCGTCGGAGCCTTTGGCGCAATCCTCATGACCCGGAGCTGA
- a CDS encoding hydantoinase B/oxoprolinase family protein produces the protein MDAVRTAVMNNRFNAIVEEASAAIYRTAHTTFVKIVQDYQCAIATAEGEMFAYPMLSGVNVFVGSPLKPTLDAIGRENLKPGDIIITNDPFATDGLVTHLMDVTLLYPIFFDEKLIAIGWAFVHASDIGGAVPGSISPAFTEVFQEGLRVRPMKLYEGGVLNEAIKSIFQDNSRIPTELWGDIQAMISGLKSMDRRVSELCERYDRESVEEGMQDVINYAETKARAVIRTIRDGVYTFSDYLEGIHDGQLAYFSVTMTVKDSEIEVDFTGTDPQLAAAYNLVTGATTHPYIIQCLYAYILTVDPLTPRNSGILRAIHGHAPRGTVLNAVYPASGGSRAASATRAYDVILGCLNQALPEGLAAAGGGMSGVIVVSAPDPRTGRDRVNVVGTIDGGGGARRGVDGLDGSEVRYSQRSVPVEVIEIETVLVMRALRLVPDSRRAGRFASGAALEIEMENTSNRAVITVRNLNRFVFAPWGFKGGEIGLLGKAVVNPGRPDERSVGKISVLELGQGDILRITSSTGGAFGEPLERDVAAIAREIENGMLSPERAADVYAVVFDRDSKIDEAATAEHRRERANRKSDDFNFCIVRQRQDQVWSQQTRRELASRALTYEQRIRSQLVDRVHHRLLAKGERVDAGKLDQVIAEEAGRL, from the coding sequence ATGGATGCCGTTCGTACTGCCGTCATGAACAATCGCTTCAACGCGATTGTCGAAGAAGCCTCTGCCGCGATCTACCGCACCGCCCATACGACTTTTGTTAAGATCGTCCAGGATTACCAGTGTGCGATTGCGACTGCCGAAGGCGAAATGTTCGCTTATCCGATGTTGTCTGGCGTCAATGTCTTCGTCGGCTCCCCGTTGAAGCCGACGCTGGATGCCATCGGCCGGGAGAACCTGAAGCCAGGCGATATCATCATCACCAACGATCCCTTTGCCACGGACGGTCTGGTGACGCACCTGATGGACGTTACGCTGCTTTATCCGATCTTCTTCGACGAGAAGCTGATCGCGATCGGCTGGGCATTTGTCCATGCGTCCGATATCGGCGGCGCCGTTCCGGGAAGTATCTCGCCAGCCTTCACGGAAGTATTCCAGGAGGGCCTCCGTGTCAGGCCAATGAAGCTCTACGAAGGAGGGGTGTTGAACGAAGCGATCAAGTCGATCTTCCAGGACAACAGCCGAATTCCGACCGAGTTGTGGGGCGACATTCAGGCCATGATCTCGGGCCTGAAGAGCATGGACCGGCGCGTGAGCGAGCTTTGCGAGCGATATGATCGTGAGAGTGTCGAGGAGGGGATGCAGGACGTCATCAACTACGCGGAGACCAAGGCCCGCGCGGTGATCAGGACGATTCGAGACGGTGTCTATACCTTCTCGGACTATCTTGAAGGGATCCATGATGGTCAGCTGGCCTATTTCAGCGTGACCATGACGGTGAAGGACAGCGAGATCGAGGTTGATTTTACCGGCACGGATCCGCAATTGGCGGCCGCCTACAACCTGGTAACGGGGGCAACCACCCACCCCTACATTATCCAGTGCCTTTACGCCTACATCCTGACCGTTGATCCGCTGACGCCGCGCAACTCCGGTATCTTGCGGGCGATCCACGGCCATGCTCCGCGTGGCACGGTTCTCAACGCGGTCTATCCCGCTTCCGGCGGGTCTCGTGCTGCATCAGCGACACGCGCCTACGACGTTATCCTGGGGTGCCTCAATCAGGCACTACCGGAGGGCCTTGCCGCAGCCGGTGGCGGTATGAGCGGGGTTATCGTCGTTTCGGCTCCCGATCCTCGTACAGGCCGTGACCGTGTCAACGTGGTGGGTACGATCGACGGCGGCGGCGGTGCCCGCCGTGGCGTTGACGGCCTGGACGGATCGGAAGTACGCTACTCACAGCGCAGCGTGCCAGTCGAAGTCATCGAGATCGAAACGGTGCTAGTCATGCGGGCGCTCCGCCTCGTGCCGGACAGTCGCCGCGCGGGAAGGTTCGCCAGCGGCGCCGCGCTCGAAATTGAAATGGAAAACACGTCAAATCGCGCGGTCATAACGGTCAGAAACCTGAACCGGTTTGTGTTCGCGCCGTGGGGCTTCAAGGGGGGAGAGATCGGTCTTCTGGGTAAGGCAGTCGTCAATCCTGGCCGACCCGATGAGCGATCGGTCGGCAAGATCTCGGTGCTGGAGCTCGGACAGGGCGATATTCTCAGGATCACCAGTTCCACAGGCGGGGCGTTCGGCGAACCTCTTGAGCGGGATGTGGCGGCGATCGCGCGCGAGATCGAAAACGGCATGCTTTCCCCGGAGCGGGCCGCCGACGTCTATGCTGTCGTCTTCGACCGGGACAGTAAGATCGACGAGGCGGCGACCGCAGAACATCGCCGCGAACGCGCAAACCGAAAGTCAGACGACTTTAATTTCTGCATCGTACGCCAGCGTCAGGACCAGGTGTGGTCGCAGCAGACACGCAGGGAACTGGCATCGCGGGCGTTGACCTATGAACAGCGCATCCGCAGCCAGCTCGTCGATCGCGTTCATCACCGCCTGTTGGCGAAAGGTGAGCGGGTTGATGCCGGGAAACTGGATCAAGTCATTGCCGAAGAAGCCGGCCGGTTGTAG
- a CDS encoding LysR family transcriptional regulator, with protein MSYQIEIGSIRCFVVAAEELHFRRAAIRLNMSQPTLSQQIKRLEELMGVQLFIRSTRRVDLTRAGASFLDHARDILLKIDEAILNAKLEAGGLSPGGEELIIGAISPATSQLLPLILSRFRQRFPRTRLAIKEVDSIELLRGIERGDFHVGLMRPPSNSNLVRFRHLLSERFVAVMPRQSALARKPALRLSDFAGHGVFALKRFELSCFETVYEQLSGAGLLIENDIAVSDTNTALALVTAGAGITFLPEWVSAMAPDGVVTRVVDDMSVEISMAVGWNPDCPVPGILPFVEFATLAAQNLISARK; from the coding sequence ATGTCGTATCAAATAGAGATCGGAAGCATCCGCTGCTTTGTCGTTGCCGCTGAAGAACTACATTTCCGCAGGGCCGCGATCCGACTGAACATGTCGCAGCCAACGCTCAGCCAGCAGATCAAGCGGCTCGAAGAGCTTATGGGGGTGCAACTGTTCATCCGTTCTACGCGGCGCGTGGATCTGACGCGTGCGGGGGCATCATTCCTTGATCACGCGCGAGATATCCTTTTGAAAATCGACGAGGCGATCCTCAATGCCAAGCTGGAAGCCGGCGGTCTCAGTCCCGGCGGAGAAGAGCTGATCATCGGAGCGATCAGCCCGGCCACCAGTCAATTGCTCCCCTTGATCTTGAGCCGTTTCCGGCAAAGGTTTCCCAGGACAAGGCTTGCCATCAAAGAGGTCGATTCTATCGAGCTTCTGCGAGGGATCGAGCGCGGTGACTTCCATGTCGGGTTGATGCGACCGCCATCCAACAGCAATCTCGTGCGGTTTCGCCACCTGCTCTCGGAACGATTTGTCGCCGTCATGCCTCGCCAATCGGCGCTTGCGAGGAAACCGGCGTTGAGATTGTCAGATTTCGCCGGGCACGGTGTTTTTGCGCTGAAGCGCTTCGAGCTATCGTGTTTTGAGACTGTATACGAACAACTTTCCGGCGCCGGCCTGCTGATCGAGAACGACATAGCGGTCTCCGACACCAATACAGCTCTGGCCCTGGTGACTGCCGGCGCCGGGATCACGTTCCTGCCGGAGTGGGTGTCTGCGATGGCCCCTGACGGCGTTGTTACCCGGGTTGTGGACGATATGTCCGTCGAAATTTCGATGGCCGTGGGCTGGAATCCAGATTGCCCGGTTCCAGGGATACTGCCTTTCGTCGAGTTTGCGACGTTGGCTGCGCAAAACCTGATTTCAGCACGAAAATAG
- the nocM gene encoding nopaline ABC transporter permease NocM translates to MDIQLIIESFPKLLAAVPTTLTLAFISLLIGFVVSVPVALMRLSKNRIVSSLAYGYVYIIRSTPLLVQMFLIYYGSAQFRGVLSEVGLWSSFREPWFCAILALALNTAAYTSEIIRGGIQSVSLGQIEAARAVGMSTFLQFRRIVFPIAIRQALPAYGNEVMLIIKSTSLASTITIVEVTGLAKQIISATYSPVEVFIVAGAIYLFITFVVSRLVMLAEWWLNPHMRARVGGTAPKAAETH, encoded by the coding sequence ATGGATATTCAACTCATCATCGAGTCGTTCCCGAAACTGCTCGCCGCCGTCCCCACGACGCTCACCCTCGCGTTCATATCGCTCCTCATCGGGTTTGTTGTTTCTGTGCCTGTTGCGCTGATGCGGCTTTCGAAGAACCGTATCGTTTCTTCATTGGCATACGGCTACGTCTACATCATCAGATCGACGCCGCTTCTGGTGCAGATGTTCCTGATTTACTACGGCTCCGCTCAGTTCAGGGGCGTTCTCTCCGAAGTTGGCTTGTGGTCGTCATTCCGCGAGCCATGGTTCTGCGCGATCCTGGCGCTGGCCCTCAATACCGCAGCCTACACCAGCGAGATCATCCGGGGCGGCATCCAGTCGGTTTCGCTCGGGCAGATCGAAGCAGCGCGTGCAGTCGGAATGTCGACCTTTCTTCAATTCCGGAGGATCGTGTTCCCGATCGCCATTCGGCAAGCATTGCCGGCATATGGCAACGAAGTGATGCTCATCATCAAATCGACGTCGCTTGCTTCGACAATCACCATTGTCGAAGTGACCGGTCTGGCGAAGCAGATCATCTCGGCCACCTACAGCCCGGTCGAAGTGTTCATCGTCGCCGGTGCGATCTACCTGTTTATCACGTTCGTTGTCAGCCGTCTGGTCATGCTGGCGGAGTGGTGGCTGAATCCGCACATGCGCGCCCGGGTGGGCGGAACGGCTCCGAAGGCCGCGGAGACGCATTAG
- the nocQ gene encoding nopaline ABC transporter permease NocQ — translation MDLTLLQWGDAGWGDELARGAMMTVVVAACSYFFGIIFGSLFAAAKLSRFWSLRLLGDVYTTVVRGVPELLIIFLVFFGGGTLLRTIANGLFGYEGYIEPPIFVIGVLCISVSAGAYATEVIRAAVLAVPPGQIEAAKSIGMGPWLRLRRVLIPQAARFALPGLGNVWQFTLKDTSLISVVGLVEIMRTAAMGAGSTKQPFTFYITAFVIFLLLSSVSNRGFLKAEKWANRGVRSQ, via the coding sequence ATGGATTTAACACTACTTCAATGGGGGGATGCCGGCTGGGGCGATGAACTGGCGCGAGGGGCGATGATGACCGTTGTCGTTGCAGCCTGTTCGTACTTTTTCGGAATCATCTTCGGTTCGCTCTTTGCTGCGGCAAAGCTTTCCCGTTTTTGGTCACTACGCTTGCTCGGCGACGTCTATACGACAGTTGTTCGCGGTGTCCCCGAACTGCTCATCATCTTTCTGGTGTTCTTCGGCGGTGGGACACTGCTGCGGACAATCGCCAACGGGCTTTTCGGATACGAGGGCTACATCGAGCCTCCGATCTTCGTGATCGGTGTGCTTTGCATCAGCGTGAGTGCGGGAGCGTATGCGACAGAAGTCATTCGCGCAGCCGTTCTCGCTGTTCCACCCGGACAGATCGAAGCAGCGAAATCCATTGGAATGGGTCCGTGGCTGCGCCTGCGCCGGGTGTTGATCCCCCAAGCCGCCAGATTCGCGCTGCCCGGGCTGGGAAATGTCTGGCAGTTCACCCTCAAGGACACTTCGCTGATCTCTGTCGTCGGTCTAGTCGAGATCATGCGGACAGCGGCCATGGGTGCGGGTTCGACGAAACAGCCATTTACCTTCTACATCACCGCCTTCGTGATATTCCTTCTGCTTTCCTCCGTCTCAAACCGGGGCTTTCTCAAAGCTGAAAAATGGGCGAACCGCGGTGTGAGGAGCCAATAG
- the nocT gene encoding nopaline ABC transporter substrate-binding protein NocT, whose product MKFFNLNALAAVVTGVLLAAGPTQAKDYKSITIATEGSYAPYNFKDAGGKLIGFDIDLGNDLCKRMNIECKFVEQAWDGIIPSLTAGRYDAIMAAMGIQPAREKVIAFSRPYLLTPMTFLTTADSPLLKTQVAIENLPLDNITPEQKAELDKFTKIFEGVKFGVQAGTSHEAFMKQMMPSVQISTYDTIDNVVMDLKAGRIDASLASVSFLKPLTDKPDNKDLKMFGPRMTGGLFGKGVGVGIRKEDADLKALFDKAIDAAIADGTVQKLSQQWFGYDASPKQ is encoded by the coding sequence ATGAAATTCTTCAACTTGAATGCGCTTGCGGCAGTCGTGACTGGTGTGCTTCTCGCGGCAGGCCCGACCCAAGCCAAGGACTACAAAAGCATTACGATCGCGACCGAAGGGTCCTATGCGCCGTACAACTTCAAGGACGCGGGCGGTAAACTGATCGGCTTTGATATCGATCTCGGAAATGACCTTTGCAAGCGCATGAACATCGAATGTAAATTCGTCGAGCAGGCTTGGGATGGGATCATTCCTTCGCTCACGGCCGGTCGTTATGATGCCATCATGGCGGCGATGGGAATTCAGCCGGCGCGCGAAAAGGTAATTGCGTTCTCCCGGCCGTATCTCCTCACGCCGATGACGTTCTTGACGACAGCGGACAGCCCGCTTCTGAAGACCCAGGTGGCAATCGAAAATCTTCCGCTCGACAATATCACCCCCGAGCAGAAAGCCGAGTTGGACAAATTCACCAAGATTTTCGAAGGCGTTAAGTTCGGCGTTCAGGCCGGCACATCTCATGAAGCATTCATGAAACAGATGATGCCGAGCGTGCAGATCTCGACTTACGACACCATAGATAACGTCGTGATGGATCTGAAGGCGGGCCGGATCGACGCAAGCCTGGCTTCGGTCAGCTTCCTGAAGCCGCTGACGGACAAGCCCGACAACAAGGACCTCAAGATGTTCGGCCCGAGAATGACGGGGGGGCTGTTCGGCAAGGGCGTCGGTGTTGGCATCCGCAAAGAAGATGCGGACCTCAAAGCCCTGTTCGACAAGGCAATTGATGCCGCCATCGCGGACGGCACGGTTCAGAAGCTGTCCCAACAGTGGTTCGGCTACGACGCCTCCCCCAAGCAGTAA
- the nocP gene encoding nopaline ABC transporter ATP-binding protein NocP, whose amino-acid sequence MDATQPTLVAEDVHKNFGTLEILKGISLTANKGDVVSIIGSSGSGKSTFLRCMNFLETPNKGRIAVGQEEVVVKTDAAGRLIGVDRKKIERMRMQLGMVFQSFNLWGHMTVLQNVMEGPLHVLKQPKGEVRDRAMDFLDKVGIANKHAAYPSQLSGGQQQRVSIARALAMQPSALLFDEPTSALDPELVGEVLKVIRKLAEEGRTMVVVTHEMGFARDVSSKVLFLEKGQIEEQGTPQEVFQNPTSPRCRAFLSSVL is encoded by the coding sequence ATGGACGCTACTCAACCCACCCTGGTGGCAGAAGACGTGCATAAAAACTTTGGGACGCTCGAAATTCTGAAGGGGATTTCACTTACGGCCAATAAAGGCGACGTGGTCTCGATTATCGGCAGCTCCGGCTCCGGCAAGAGCACTTTCCTGCGTTGTATGAACTTCCTCGAAACGCCGAACAAGGGCCGTATCGCGGTTGGGCAGGAAGAAGTTGTCGTCAAGACCGATGCGGCTGGCCGATTGATCGGCGTCGATCGCAAAAAGATCGAACGCATGCGCATGCAGCTCGGCATGGTGTTCCAGAGTTTCAACCTGTGGGGACATATGACCGTCCTGCAGAACGTCATGGAAGGGCCTCTCCACGTTCTCAAGCAACCCAAGGGCGAAGTGCGCGACCGCGCGATGGATTTTCTGGACAAGGTCGGCATCGCAAACAAACACGCCGCCTATCCGTCTCAACTGTCCGGCGGGCAGCAGCAGCGCGTCAGCATCGCACGCGCGCTGGCCATGCAACCGAGCGCCCTTCTCTTCGACGAACCGACCTCTGCTCTCGATCCGGAATTGGTGGGCGAAGTCCTGAAGGTGATCAGGAAGCTCGCCGAAGAGGGACGGACCATGGTCGTGGTGACGCACGAAATGGGTTTTGCTCGCGATGTATCGAGCAAAGTTCTCTTCCTCGAAAAGGGGCAAATTGAAGAGCAGGGAACGCCACAAGAAGTGTTCCAGAATCCGACGTCACCAAGGTGTCGGGCCTTCCTCTCCAGCGTTCTGTGA
- a CDS encoding LysR family transcriptional regulator — MIQSRQLEAFRAVMLTGGMTSAANLVRITQPAISRLIRDLEEEIGISLFERTGNRLRPTREAGILFKEVSRHFNGIQHIDKVAAELKKSHMGSLRVACYTAPALSFMSGVIQTFIADRPDVSVYLDTVPSQTVLELVSLQHYDLGISILAGDYPGLTTEPVPSFRAVCLLPPGHRLEDKETVHATDLEGESLICLSPVSLLRMQTDAALDSCGVHCNRRIESSLALNLCDLVSRGMGVGIVDPFTADYYSANPVIQRSFDPVVPYHFAIVLPTDSPPPRLVSEFRAALLDALKALPYETI; from the coding sequence ATGATTCAATCGCGTCAGTTAGAAGCGTTCCGGGCAGTCATGCTGACAGGAGGTATGACGTCAGCAGCGAATCTGGTGAGGATCACGCAGCCCGCGATCAGCCGGCTGATCAGGGATCTCGAAGAGGAAATTGGGATCAGCCTCTTCGAAAGAACGGGCAACCGGTTACGTCCTACGCGGGAGGCCGGTATTCTGTTCAAGGAAGTGTCGCGACATTTCAACGGGATTCAGCACATCGACAAAGTCGCGGCTGAACTGAAGAAGTCTCATATGGGGTCCCTAAGGGTCGCCTGTTATACAGCGCCAGCTCTGAGTTTTATGTCCGGCGTCATTCAGACGTTCATCGCCGATCGGCCCGACGTGTCGGTCTACCTCGACACAGTTCCTTCCCAGACGGTCCTCGAATTGGTCTCGCTCCAGCACTACGATCTCGGAATATCGATATTGGCTGGCGACTATCCTGGTCTCACCACCGAACCTGTCCCTTCCTTTCGTGCGGTCTGCCTGCTGCCGCCGGGGCATCGTCTCGAAGACAAGGAAACTGTTCATGCGACGGACCTTGAAGGAGAGTCATTGATTTGCCTCTCTCCAGTGAGCCTTCTACGGATGCAAACGGACGCCGCACTGGACAGCTGCGGCGTCCACTGTAATCGCAGGATAGAAAGTAGTCTGGCGCTGAATCTCTGCGATCTGGTAAGCAGGGGAATGGGGGTTGGTATCGTCGACCCCTTCACTGCCGACTACTACAGTGCAAATCCGGTTATTCAGCGCTCCTTTGATCCGGTTGTCCCCTACCATTTTGCTATAGTTCTTCCGACCGACAGCCCACCGCCGCGCTTGGTTAGCGAGTTCCGGGCAGCGTTGCTTGATGCTTTGAAAGCCTTGCCCTATGAAACCATTTGA
- the trbI gene encoding IncP-type conjugal transfer protein TrbI: MVQSLKLGGTAQEEEAVSGMRRINRLPIIIVVVLVVAFLGVIFYGLTSRGLYFRGDEGPDTSSGNPASTFADQIKRGVSDGIIGEPQQVTTLQPTPVETQGEKRAVNPFTPQPGQREEARPEAQLESEQVWRARLQREQEEQYLRERQRQRMARLQANDAAYDSPIAVDRGKFNEREANTNDTAAATTSGASTAMTPGASDLYAAALRAGLGGQNGDPNGQKSKEDFFNADLKELGYLPNRVVPQQSLYELKRGSVIPATLITGINSDLPGRITAQVSQNVYDSATGHLLLIPQGTKLFGRYDSKVSFGQSRVLVVWTDIIFPNGSTLQIGGMAGTDAQGYSGSRDKVDRNWLQTFGSAILIAVIGTGIDMAVPESSTLATQDTASDAARRNFAETFGRVADRTIQRNMDVQPTLEIRPGYKFNVLVDQDIVFPGAYR, encoded by the coding sequence ATGGTTCAGTCGCTCAAGCTTGGCGGTACTGCCCAAGAGGAGGAGGCAGTCTCCGGCATGCGCCGGATCAACCGGCTGCCAATCATTATCGTGGTCGTGCTGGTCGTCGCCTTCCTGGGCGTCATCTTCTATGGTCTAACCTCGCGTGGTCTGTATTTTCGGGGGGACGAAGGTCCAGACACAAGTTCGGGAAATCCGGCCTCGACCTTCGCCGACCAGATCAAGCGCGGTGTCTCGGACGGCATCATTGGCGAGCCACAGCAGGTGACGACGCTGCAGCCGACGCCCGTCGAGACGCAGGGAGAGAAGCGAGCGGTCAATCCGTTCACACCGCAGCCTGGTCAAAGAGAAGAGGCGCGGCCGGAAGCGCAACTGGAATCCGAACAAGTATGGCGCGCCCGTTTGCAGCGCGAGCAGGAAGAGCAATATCTTCGCGAGCGGCAGCGCCAGAGAATGGCCCGGCTGCAGGCCAATGACGCCGCTTATGACTCGCCAATCGCGGTCGATCGCGGCAAGTTCAACGAGCGCGAAGCGAACACGAACGACACAGCCGCCGCTACGACCAGCGGGGCTTCCACCGCAATGACACCTGGCGCGTCGGACCTCTACGCCGCAGCTCTTCGTGCTGGTCTCGGTGGACAGAATGGTGATCCGAACGGCCAGAAATCCAAGGAGGATTTCTTCAATGCCGACCTCAAGGAGCTCGGCTACCTTCCCAACCGTGTCGTCCCCCAACAGTCGCTTTACGAACTCAAGCGTGGCTCTGTTATCCCCGCGACATTGATTACCGGGATTAATTCCGACCTTCCCGGCCGGATCACCGCTCAGGTGAGCCAGAACGTCTACGATTCAGCGACGGGACATCTGCTTCTGATCCCGCAGGGAACGAAGCTGTTTGGCCGCTATGACAGCAAGGTCTCGTTCGGCCAGAGCCGCGTCCTTGTCGTCTGGACGGACATCATCTTCCCGAACGGCTCGACGCTTCAGATCGGCGGCATGGCCGGGACGGACGCGCAGGGCTACAGCGGTTCCCGCGATAAGGTGGATCGGAACTGGCTCCAGACGTTTGGTTCGGCCATCCTTATTGCGGTGATCGGCACGGGGATCGACATGGCCGTGCCTGAGAGTTCGACACTCGCGACGCAGGATACGGCATCAGATGCGGCGCGGAGGAATTTCGCAGAGACTTTCGGGCGCGTCGCTGACCGGACCATCCAGAGAAACATGGACGTGCAGCCTACGCTCGAGATCCGGCCTGGTTACAAATTCAATGTGCTGGTCGATCAGGACATTGTTTTCCCGGGAGCATATCGATGA
- the trbH gene encoding conjugal transfer protein TrbH, which yields MRSLLSHPQPSHAIRSPAAACALALFLSGCQSLGTDGLTASNAPAEISGPAASAIAGDMVGRLAEQIGPGTATVSLKQDNSPFGQALEAALKGWGYAVVTDQKTDGVSRIVPLAYVVIPFEGQVLTRLSTNSIELGRAYIVTTSGAQPASALAVMKRG from the coding sequence ATGCGAAGCTTGCTCTCCCACCCACAGCCGTCGCACGCCATCCGCAGCCCTGCCGCAGCCTGCGCCCTTGCCCTCTTCCTTTCCGGATGCCAGTCGCTCGGAACGGATGGACTGACCGCCAGCAACGCCCCGGCCGAGATATCGGGACCGGCGGCGAGCGCCATCGCCGGTGACATGGTGGGCAGGCTCGCCGAGCAGATCGGCCCCGGCACGGCGACCGTCTCGCTGAAGCAGGACAACTCGCCCTTCGGGCAAGCGTTGGAAGCTGCCCTCAAGGGATGGGGCTATGCTGTCGTGACTGACCAGAAGACCGATGGCGTCTCGCGGATTGTACCCCTCGCCTATGTCGTCATTCCCTTTGAGGGCCAGGTACTCACACGTCTGTCGACCAACAGTATCGAGCTCGGCCGCGCCTATATCGTCACCACGAGTGGTGCGCAGCCGGCGAGCGCGCTCGCAGTCATGAAGCGCGGTTAG